In the Kitasatospora terrestris genome, one interval contains:
- a CDS encoding Asp23/Gls24 family envelope stress response protein, with protein MTDPSSPSGGSGDQGTMPTFGGSRDRGQPAESRGKTTIADGVVEKIAGIAARQVPGVHNLGAGLARTLGAVRDRVPGGRASVSRGVKVEVGERQAAIDLDIVVEYGPSIADLAGDVRASVIDAVERMTGLEVVEVNVTVDDVHLPEDDEDEQTESRVQ; from the coding sequence ATGACCGATCCCAGCAGCCCTTCCGGTGGCAGCGGCGACCAGGGAACGATGCCCACGTTCGGAGGCTCCCGTGACAGGGGCCAGCCGGCTGAGTCGCGTGGCAAGACCACCATCGCCGATGGAGTCGTCGAGAAGATCGCGGGCATCGCAGCCCGGCAGGTCCCCGGCGTCCACAACCTCGGAGCCGGCTTGGCCCGCACGCTCGGCGCAGTACGAGACCGTGTTCCCGGCGGGCGCGCCAGCGTCAGCCGCGGCGTGAAGGTGGAGGTCGGGGAGCGGCAGGCCGCCATCGACCTCGACATCGTGGTGGAGTACGGGCCCTCCATCGCCGATCTGGCCGGCGACGTGCGCGCCAGCGTCATCGACGCGGTGGAACGGATGACCGGGCTGGAGGTGGTCGAGGTCAACGTGACCGTCGACGACGTTCACCTGCCCGAGGACGACGAAGACGAGCAGACCGAGAGCCGCGTGCAGTAG
- a CDS encoding DUF742 domain-containing protein has protein sequence MTTAGHGWDEGNPERLYVITRGRRNPLAANATFDLVTLVIARSGPTPAMQPEHAAILRICDSPLSVAEISAHLRLPASLITVLLADLLAAKRIEVRAPVPPAALPDLALLEAVINGLQRL, from the coding sequence ATGACGACAGCCGGCCATGGCTGGGACGAGGGCAATCCCGAACGCCTCTACGTGATCACGCGCGGTCGGCGCAACCCGCTGGCAGCCAACGCCACGTTCGACCTGGTCACCCTGGTCATCGCCCGGTCCGGTCCCACACCCGCGATGCAACCCGAACACGCGGCGATCCTGCGGATCTGCGACTCGCCGCTGTCCGTGGCCGAGATCTCCGCCCACCTGCGACTGCCGGCGAGCCTGATCACCGTGCTCCTGGCGGACCTGCTCGCGGCGAAACGGATCGAGGTACGCGCCCCGGTCCCACCCGCAGCCCTACCCGATCTGGCCCTGTTGGAGGCGGTGATCAATGGACTTCAGAGGCTCTGA
- a CDS encoding IS256 family transposase translates to MTAPDSVPFAALLEENLASASPDLLRAMMKTFAEAMMSTDVDRACGGEYGRPGEDRVNSRNGYRNRDWDTRVGTIDLAIPRVRSGSYFPSWLLERRRRAEQALVSVVATCYLLGVSTRRVEKLAESLGVTQLSKSQVSEMAKHLDERVAEFRHRPLDQGPYTFVWVDALTQKVREGGRVVNVHCLVAVGVNNEGRREILGLDVATSEDGAGWPAFLRSPVARGLGGVKLVVSDAHAGLVDAIDATLPGAAWQRCRTHYARNLLSQVPKSAQPWVATLLRTVFEQPDADAVRRQMATVIAALDERFPKAAEHLERAREGLLAFAVFPRTVWKSIWSNNPQERLNKEIRRRTDVVGIFPDRSSVIRLIGAVLAEQSDEWAEQRRYIGSEILGRCRLHPIEGETPDETVPTALTA, encoded by the coding sequence ATGACCGCACCTGACAGTGTGCCCTTTGCCGCCCTGCTGGAGGAGAACCTGGCCTCGGCGAGTCCCGACTTGTTGCGGGCGATGATGAAGACGTTCGCGGAGGCGATGATGTCCACCGACGTCGACCGGGCCTGCGGCGGCGAGTACGGCCGACCGGGCGAGGACCGGGTCAACTCCCGCAACGGATACCGCAATCGGGACTGGGACACGAGGGTCGGCACGATCGACCTGGCGATCCCCAGGGTCCGCTCCGGCTCCTACTTCCCGAGCTGGCTGCTGGAGCGGCGGCGGCGCGCCGAGCAGGCCCTGGTCTCGGTGGTCGCCACCTGCTACCTGCTCGGCGTCTCGACCAGGCGGGTGGAGAAACTCGCCGAGAGCCTCGGCGTCACGCAGCTGTCGAAGTCGCAGGTCAGCGAGATGGCCAAGCACCTCGACGAGCGGGTCGCCGAGTTCCGGCACCGCCCGCTCGACCAGGGCCCTTACACGTTCGTCTGGGTCGACGCGTTGACCCAGAAGGTCCGTGAGGGCGGCAGGGTGGTCAACGTCCACTGCCTGGTCGCGGTCGGTGTGAACAACGAGGGCCGGCGCGAGATCCTCGGGTTGGACGTCGCCACCAGCGAGGACGGCGCCGGCTGGCCGGCGTTCCTGCGGTCTCCGGTCGCCCGGGGCCTGGGCGGGGTCAAACTCGTCGTGAGCGACGCCCACGCGGGCCTGGTGGATGCGATCGACGCCACGCTGCCCGGGGCGGCCTGGCAGCGGTGTCGGACGCACTACGCGCGCAATCTGCTGTCGCAGGTCCCGAAGTCCGCCCAGCCCTGGGTCGCCACCCTGTTGCGGACCGTGTTCGAACAGCCCGACGCGGACGCCGTCCGCCGGCAGATGGCCACCGTGATCGCCGCCCTTGACGAGCGATTCCCCAAGGCCGCCGAGCACTTGGAGCGCGCCCGCGAGGGTCTGTTGGCCTTCGCCGTCTTCCCGCGGACGGTCTGGAAGTCGATCTGGTCGAACAACCCGCAGGAACGTCTGAACAAGGAGATCCGCCGTCGCACCGACGTCGTCGGGATCTTCCCGGACCGTTCCTCGGTCATCCGGCTGATCGGCGCGGTGCTGGCCGAGCAGAGCGACGAATGGGCCGAACAGCGCCGCTACATCGGCTCCGAGATCCTCGGCCGCTGCCGCCTCCACCCGATCGAGGGAGAAACCCCCGACGAGACCGTCCCGACCGCACTCACCGCCTAA
- a CDS encoding Asp23/Gls24 family envelope stress response protein: MSTGTPAARSGRLVALPAPAERGATVIPDRVVARLATQVAREALTGLVTGAPRPHADAARTKAAVRSGTARLEVTVDLPYPIDISSAAEAVQQRIVAQMEELTGLSVSDVVLTVRNLYLAAAPGRVA; encoded by the coding sequence GTGAGCACCGGCACGCCGGCCGCCCGCAGCGGCCGCCTCGTGGCGCTGCCCGCTCCGGCCGAGCGCGGCGCCACCGTGATCCCCGACCGGGTGGTGGCCCGGCTCGCCACCCAGGTCGCGCGCGAGGCCCTCACCGGCCTCGTCACCGGAGCACCGCGACCCCACGCGGACGCCGCCCGTACGAAAGCCGCCGTCCGCTCGGGAACAGCCCGCTTGGAAGTCACCGTCGATCTCCCGTACCCCATCGACATCTCCTCCGCAGCCGAAGCGGTACAGCAACGCATCGTGGCCCAGATGGAAGAACTGACCGGCCTCTCCGTCAGTGACGTGGTCCTGACGGTACGCAACCTGTATCTGGCCGCCGCGCCGGGACGGGTGGCCTGA
- a CDS encoding cytochrome P450, translating into MTTQPPENSLPTPPPGCPAHAGIGGVRRLYGPEAEADPAGLYEKLRAEHGEVAPVLLYGDVPAWLVLGYSANLTVMRTPSRFSRDSRRWSAFRTGQVAPDNPVLPVVHWQPICVFADGQEHRRLRAPVTEGLNRFDRRGIRRHVTRFADQLIERFSTTGRADLVTQFAEHLPMLVMTQLLGMPEEYGPRLVDAARDMVRGTETAIASNEYVVSCLRRTMDRKKGAPGHDLVTWLMDHPAGLTDDEVLEHLRAVLLAGNETTVNLISDTLKMVLTDKRFRAHLSGGQMTLPDALDQVLWDSPPFLLMAGRWATGDTELGGRKINEGDMLLLGLAAGNADPAVRPDLSKPLFGNHSHLAFGSGPHECPGQDIGRAIAEAGIDILLTRLPDLHLAVPDEELTWRSSWIARHLVALPVRFTPQSVKASPAASPSTPIASTPDPAATATAASPATATAASSAEPAAPPTPDIGLGALPRQRRRWWYVLTGKSRR; encoded by the coding sequence GTGACCACCCAGCCCCCCGAGAACTCCCTCCCCACCCCGCCGCCCGGTTGCCCCGCCCACGCCGGAATCGGAGGTGTGCGGCGGCTGTACGGGCCGGAGGCCGAGGCCGATCCCGCCGGCCTGTACGAGAAGCTCCGCGCCGAACACGGCGAGGTGGCGCCCGTGCTGCTGTACGGCGACGTGCCGGCCTGGCTGGTCCTCGGCTACTCCGCGAACCTCACCGTGATGCGCACACCCTCCCGCTTCTCCCGGGACTCCCGCCGCTGGTCGGCGTTCCGCACCGGCCAGGTCGCCCCCGACAACCCGGTGCTCCCGGTCGTTCACTGGCAGCCCATCTGCGTGTTCGCGGACGGCCAGGAACACCGGCGACTGCGTGCTCCGGTCACCGAAGGGCTGAACCGCTTCGACCGGCGCGGCATCCGCCGCCACGTCACCCGCTTCGCCGACCAGCTGATCGAACGCTTCAGCACCACCGGCCGGGCCGACCTGGTGACCCAGTTCGCCGAGCACCTGCCGATGCTTGTGATGACCCAACTCCTCGGCATGCCCGAGGAGTACGGCCCGCGACTGGTCGACGCCGCCCGGGACATGGTCCGCGGTACCGAGACGGCCATCGCCAGCAACGAGTACGTGGTGTCCTGCCTGCGCCGGACGATGGACCGCAAGAAGGGGGCACCGGGCCACGACCTGGTCACCTGGCTGATGGACCACCCCGCGGGCCTCACCGACGACGAAGTCCTCGAGCACCTGCGGGCGGTCCTGCTCGCCGGAAACGAGACGACCGTCAATCTGATCTCCGACACCCTGAAGATGGTCCTCACCGACAAGAGGTTCCGCGCCCACCTCTCCGGCGGCCAGATGACTCTTCCCGACGCCCTCGACCAAGTCCTCTGGGACTCGCCGCCGTTCCTGCTGATGGCCGGCCGCTGGGCCACCGGCGACACCGAACTCGGTGGCCGCAAGATCAACGAGGGCGACATGCTCCTGCTCGGCCTGGCGGCCGGCAACGCCGACCCCGCGGTCCGGCCCGACCTCTCCAAGCCGCTCTTCGGCAACCACTCCCACCTGGCCTTCGGCAGCGGCCCGCACGAGTGCCCCGGCCAGGACATCGGCCGGGCCATCGCCGAAGCCGGCATCGACATCCTGCTCACCCGCCTCCCCGACCTCCACCTCGCCGTGCCCGACGAGGAGTTGACCTGGAGATCCTCCTGGATCGCCCGCCACCTGGTCGCCCTGCCCGTCCGCTTCACCCCACAGTCCGTCAAGGCCTCCCCGGCAGCGTCCCCGAGCACCCCGATCGCCTCCACCCCGGACCCCGCCGCGACCGCGACCGCCGCCTCCCCGGCGACCGCTACCGCCGCCTCCTCGGCCGAGCCCGCTGCCCCGCCGACGCCGGACATCGGGCTCGGCGCCCTGCCCCGGCAGCGCCGCCGCTGGTGGTACGTCCTGACCGGAAAATCCAGGCGCTGA
- a CDS encoding roadblock/LC7 domain-containing protein, with amino-acid sequence MDWMLTELVDGVPQVRHVIVLSADGLRMAQHGTDLDTADRLAAACAGLQSLAAAVGHEFPGGDGRMRLVVIEVSGGFFYLMAAGSRAYLAVLADEGVDAGLVGQRMRDLVARIGDHLTTPARTDGPTA; translated from the coding sequence ATGGACTGGATGCTCACGGAGCTGGTGGACGGCGTACCGCAGGTGCGCCACGTCATCGTCCTGTCGGCCGACGGTCTGCGGATGGCCCAGCACGGCACCGACCTCGACACCGCCGACCGCCTCGCCGCCGCCTGCGCGGGCCTGCAGAGCCTGGCCGCCGCGGTGGGACACGAATTCCCGGGCGGCGACGGGCGGATGCGGCTGGTGGTGATCGAGGTGAGCGGGGGCTTCTTCTACCTGATGGCGGCCGGCTCCCGGGCCTACCTCGCGGTCCTGGCCGACGAGGGCGTGGACGCCGGCCTGGTGGGCCAGCGGATGCGGGACCTGGTTGCCCGGATCGGCGACCACCTCACCACGCCCGCACGCACCGACGGGCCGACGGCGTGA
- a CDS encoding STAS domain-containing protein, which translates to MTSQPHDAVPVFQGPDITAEITTATGTVVCAFAGALHADNEEHVRRALAQALNRRPALLVVHLASVDLFTSSALNMLLIARRRATADGVPLVLAEPSRIVQRVLRITEADLVLPVYASVERAVRHQQRSPSV; encoded by the coding sequence ATGACATCCCAGCCGCACGACGCCGTTCCCGTCTTCCAGGGACCGGACATCACCGCGGAGATCACCACCGCCACGGGCACCGTGGTGTGCGCCTTCGCCGGCGCCCTGCACGCCGACAACGAGGAGCACGTCCGCCGCGCCCTGGCCCAGGCCCTCAACCGCAGACCCGCGCTGCTGGTGGTCCACCTGGCCTCCGTCGACCTGTTCACCTCCAGCGCCCTCAACATGCTGCTGATCGCCCGCCGCCGCGCCACCGCGGACGGCGTGCCGCTGGTGCTGGCAGAGCCCAGCCGGATCGTGCAGCGGGTCCTGCGGATCACCGAAGCGGACCTGGTCCTGCCCGTGTACGCGAGCGTGGAACGGGCGGTGCGCCACCAACAGCGGTCACCGAGCGTGTAA
- a CDS encoding ATP-binding protein, producing the protein MRRPLAPAFHHRLPSPPRGDAAHVRRGLAFTRTALALRRPDADRAAVDDLLLVVAELLANADRHAGGPLALDLCFEPDGHGVRIEVDDPAPDPPRPRSSPAHEPHGHGLRVVDRLASAWGSTPTGSGKTVWAELPLPQAPHPTNAQALTDTDRT; encoded by the coding sequence ATGCGCAGACCGCTCGCCCCGGCCTTCCACCACCGCCTGCCCTCCCCGCCCCGCGGAGACGCGGCCCATGTGCGCCGCGGCCTCGCCTTCACCCGCACCGCCCTGGCCCTGCGTCGGCCCGACGCCGACCGCGCGGCGGTCGACGACCTGCTGCTGGTGGTCGCCGAGCTCCTCGCCAACGCAGACCGGCACGCCGGCGGCCCCCTCGCCCTGGACCTGTGCTTCGAGCCGGACGGGCACGGTGTGCGGATCGAGGTCGACGACCCGGCGCCGGACCCGCCGCGGCCTCGGTCCTCGCCGGCCCACGAGCCGCACGGCCACGGCCTGCGGGTCGTCGACCGGCTCGCCAGCGCCTGGGGCTCCACACCCACAGGCTCGGGCAAGACCGTCTGGGCCGAGCTCCCCCTCCCCCAAGCACCCCACCCCACCAACGCCCAGGCCCTGACAGACACGGACCGCACATGA
- a CDS encoding GNAT family N-acetyltransferase encodes MTKIESELIRRWLNGWTVARSLPEAEPVESAGDGLRSICNQPGREVEVFALRADEEPESLDRLAAAVAAARQTTWLTVPTLRPGTVEAVVGAAGLELLHRSEWFMTTDLTAHPQHAPAAPYEREVRTEGPVTVVSLHDSSGEVAARGTIAVVGADAIADRIETDAAHRRRGLGRAMMSALAEAAVAQGARTGLLIASEEGQRLYSSLGWRHEADVLIARGPVVPSNQ; translated from the coding sequence ATGACGAAGATCGAATCAGAGCTGATACGACGTTGGCTGAACGGTTGGACCGTGGCTCGCTCCCTGCCCGAGGCCGAGCCGGTCGAGTCCGCCGGGGACGGCCTGCGGTCCATTTGCAACCAACCCGGCCGTGAGGTCGAGGTGTTCGCGCTGCGTGCGGACGAGGAGCCCGAATCCTTGGATCGGCTGGCGGCGGCCGTCGCCGCCGCGAGGCAGACCACCTGGCTCACGGTGCCTACGCTGCGCCCGGGCACCGTCGAAGCCGTCGTCGGCGCCGCTGGACTGGAGCTGCTCCACCGTTCCGAGTGGTTCATGACGACCGATCTGACCGCGCACCCGCAGCACGCGCCCGCCGCGCCGTACGAGCGCGAGGTCCGCACGGAGGGACCAGTCACGGTCGTCTCCCTCCACGACTCCTCCGGAGAGGTGGCGGCGCGCGGCACCATCGCCGTGGTCGGCGCCGATGCGATCGCCGATCGCATCGAGACGGACGCGGCGCACCGGCGGCGCGGCCTGGGCCGCGCCATGATGAGCGCTCTGGCGGAGGCCGCCGTGGCCCAGGGCGCCCGTACCGGTCTTCTCATCGCCAGTGAGGAAGGTCAGCGCCTCTACTCCTCCCTCGGCTGGCGCCACGAAGCCGACGTCCTGATCGCCCGGGGGCCAGTGGTTCCCTCCAACCAGTAG
- a CDS encoding GTP-binding protein has protein sequence MDFRGSEPARGPREADRLPASTATAVKVVIVGGFGVGKTTMVGAVSEIRPLTTEETMTQAGAGVDDIAGVERKRSTTVAMDFGRISLSDELVLYVFGTPGQERFWFLWSGLFEGALGAVVLVDTRRLEVSFDVIGRLEDRGVPFVVATNTFPESPTHGTEDLRAALDLPPEVPIVACDARARESGRDVLIALMRYLYDLSARSAR, from the coding sequence ATGGACTTCAGAGGCTCTGAACCGGCCCGGGGGCCGAGGGAGGCGGACCGGCTCCCGGCCTCGACCGCCACGGCGGTCAAGGTGGTGATCGTGGGCGGCTTCGGAGTCGGCAAGACGACGATGGTCGGCGCCGTCAGCGAGATCCGCCCGCTCACCACCGAGGAGACGATGACGCAGGCCGGCGCGGGCGTCGACGACATCGCCGGTGTCGAGCGCAAGAGGTCCACGACCGTGGCGATGGACTTCGGCAGGATCAGCCTCAGCGACGAGCTCGTGCTGTACGTCTTCGGCACCCCCGGCCAGGAGCGGTTCTGGTTCCTGTGGAGCGGCCTCTTCGAGGGAGCCCTCGGCGCGGTCGTACTCGTGGACACCAGGCGACTCGAAGTCAGCTTCGACGTGATCGGGCGCCTGGAGGACCGCGGAGTGCCGTTCGTCGTCGCCACCAACACCTTCCCCGAGTCCCCGACCCACGGCACCGAGGACCTGCGGGCAGCCCTGGACCTGCCCCCCGAGGTCCCGATCGTGGCCTGCGACGCACGGGCCAGGGAGTCCGGCAGGGACGTCCTGATAGCCCTGATGCGCTACCTGTACGACCTCTCGGCCCGGTCGGCCCGCTGA
- a CDS encoding ATP-binding protein, producing the protein MPHAGSSPGSRLFAAVLLGLAPATVVAVTVVLAVSATPHGGRAGVLWCGLAGAAAVTVEAVRRQRAVAAVRAQCAQREQGLRRRMAAQEAGMLELANVVLPEAVARLQRGEFSEDVMKASPAPDPVVGPEFQSARLEVLRAVLSAVDNEEGMREAAQRAFVNIARRVQAIIHRQAQDLRDMEDRHGNDPAVFDDLLRLDHGNALIGRLADSIAVLGGARPGRQWNAPVPLYSVLRGGISRILDYQRVELHPVSEVAVAGPAVEPLIHALAELLDNATRYSPPQTTVYLTAVEVQTGIAIEIEDGGLSLGEEGRARAERMLREAQSGLDLNDLGETPRLGLAVVGRLARAYGFQVSLRPSAYGGVRAVLIVPQNLITTAPTTSLAHGIGGIASGAPMVPSARTESTARPGETEFRPSPPPAAVRPSPSPATGHDTAFHGTGSHRTGFHGPADDEAPAVIERAANGLPQRRRHAAPPLRGGTPERSRIPEPNREAVQPGLWMAAFHEGVNGNTPSTATGHTGEESAAKGEQ; encoded by the coding sequence ATGCCTCACGCCGGATCGTCACCCGGGAGCCGACTCTTCGCTGCCGTTCTGCTCGGCCTCGCGCCGGCCACGGTGGTCGCTGTCACGGTCGTCCTCGCGGTGTCGGCGACCCCGCACGGAGGGCGCGCGGGAGTGCTCTGGTGCGGGTTGGCCGGTGCCGCAGCCGTGACGGTCGAGGCGGTGCGGCGGCAGCGCGCCGTGGCGGCCGTCCGGGCGCAGTGCGCCCAGCGGGAGCAGGGCCTGCGCCGCCGGATGGCCGCGCAGGAGGCCGGGATGCTCGAACTCGCGAATGTCGTCCTTCCCGAAGCGGTGGCCCGGCTCCAGCGCGGCGAGTTCAGCGAGGACGTCATGAAGGCGTCCCCGGCGCCGGACCCCGTAGTCGGGCCGGAGTTCCAGAGCGCCCGGCTGGAGGTGCTGCGCGCGGTCCTCAGCGCCGTCGACAACGAGGAGGGCATGCGCGAGGCGGCCCAGCGGGCCTTCGTGAACATCGCCCGCCGCGTGCAGGCGATCATCCACCGCCAGGCGCAGGACCTGCGCGACATGGAGGACCGGCACGGCAACGACCCGGCGGTCTTCGACGACCTGCTGCGGCTGGATCACGGAAACGCGCTGATCGGCCGCCTCGCGGACAGCATCGCCGTGCTCGGCGGCGCCCGCCCGGGCCGGCAGTGGAACGCGCCGGTGCCGCTGTACAGCGTGCTGCGCGGAGGCATCTCGCGGATCCTGGACTACCAGCGGGTCGAGCTGCACCCGGTGTCCGAGGTCGCGGTCGCCGGCCCGGCGGTCGAGCCGCTGATCCACGCGCTGGCCGAACTGTTGGACAACGCCACGCGCTACTCGCCGCCGCAGACCACGGTGTACCTGACCGCCGTGGAGGTGCAGACCGGTATCGCGATCGAGATCGAGGACGGCGGCCTGAGCCTGGGCGAGGAGGGCCGGGCCCGCGCCGAGCGGATGCTGAGGGAAGCCCAGTCCGGCCTCGACCTCAACGACCTCGGCGAGACGCCGCGGCTGGGCCTGGCAGTGGTGGGCAGACTCGCGCGGGCCTACGGCTTCCAGGTGTCGCTGCGGCCGTCCGCGTACGGCGGGGTGCGCGCGGTGCTGATCGTCCCTCAGAACCTGATCACCACCGCACCCACCACCAGCCTGGCACACGGCATTGGCGGCATCGCGTCCGGTGCGCCGATGGTCCCCTCCGCCCGGACGGAGTCGACGGCCCGTCCCGGGGAGACGGAGTTCCGTCCCTCACCGCCGCCCGCGGCAGTCCGACCCTCCCCGTCGCCCGCGACGGGCCACGACACGGCGTTCCACGGGACGGGGTCCCACCGGACGGGGTTCCACGGACCGGCAGACGACGAGGCTCCGGCGGTAATCGAGCGGGCCGCCAACGGTCTGCCGCAACGCCGTCGGCACGCGGCGCCGCCCCTCCGCGGAGGCACCCCCGAGCGGTCCCGGATCCCGGAGCCGAACCGGGAGGCGGTCCAGCCAGGACTGTGGATGGCGGCCTTCCACGAGGGGGTGAACGGCAACACGCCGTCCACCGCGACGGGCCACACAGGCGAAGAGTCCGCAGCGAAAGGCGAGCAGTGA
- a CDS encoding RNA polymerase sigma factor, whose amino-acid sequence MAPRMSPHLLANGLPPPAPDPVPGPDVIVPAAVGSDCRQLPDDVLAVRAAEGDQEAFSTLVRRHTPRLLRLAYHLLGNLPDAEEAVQDAFISAWRRLAAFHHRASFHTWMHRITVNSCLNLQRRHRTPLPLHAIPEPADPAPNGVPSASAEADALATALLAALDRLPPQQRTCWVLYELHGLSYNDISRITDTSEPTVRGRLFRARRTLQDVMAPWH is encoded by the coding sequence ATGGCACCTCGAATGAGCCCGCACCTGTTGGCCAACGGTCTTCCGCCCCCGGCACCGGACCCTGTGCCGGGCCCGGACGTGATCGTCCCGGCCGCGGTGGGCTCCGACTGTCGTCAACTGCCTGACGACGTCCTGGCCGTCCGAGCCGCCGAGGGCGACCAAGAGGCGTTCTCCACACTGGTCCGCCGTCACACACCGCGCCTGCTGCGACTTGCCTACCACCTGCTCGGCAACCTGCCCGACGCGGAGGAAGCCGTTCAGGACGCGTTCATCAGCGCATGGCGCCGGCTGGCGGCCTTCCACCACCGGGCGTCCTTCCACACCTGGATGCACCGGATCACCGTCAACAGCTGCCTGAACCTCCAACGGCGTCACCGCACTCCGCTGCCCCTGCACGCGATACCCGAGCCGGCCGACCCCGCCCCCAACGGTGTGCCGAGCGCCAGCGCCGAAGCAGACGCGCTCGCCACCGCCCTGCTGGCAGCCCTCGACCGCCTCCCCCCGCAACAACGCACGTGCTGGGTGCTCTACGAACTGCACGGCCTGTCCTACAACGACATCAGCCGGATCACCGACACCAGCGAGCCGACCGTCCGCGGCCGGCTCTTCCGCGCCCGCCGAACCCTCCAGGACGTGATGGCGCCATGGCACTAG
- a CDS encoding SOS response-associated peptidase family protein encodes MQNGMVAAGELQVTGPSGASFQVQHSRRGGLTTLARLTSCTVITTDATDAAGRIHDRMPLTITAANREAWLDPDHTDPASLRALLPTSSGTELTVTAISTGVDSVHNDRADLLTGVDDPLPA; translated from the coding sequence ATGCAGAATGGCATGGTCGCGGCCGGAGAACTGCAGGTCACAGGTCCATCCGGCGCAAGCTTCCAGGTCCAGCATTCGCGCCGCGGCGGCCTCACCACGCTGGCCCGACTCACCAGCTGCACCGTCATCACCACCGATGCCACCGACGCGGCCGGCCGCATCCACGACCGCATGCCCCTGACCATCACTGCGGCCAACCGAGAGGCCTGGCTGGACCCCGACCACACTGACCCCGCCAGCCTGCGGGCGCTCCTGCCCACATCCTCTGGCACCGAGCTGACCGTCACGGCGATCAGCACCGGCGTTGACAGCGTGCACAACGACCGCGCCGACCTTCTGACCGGGGTGGACGATCCCCTGCCCGCCTGA
- the fdxA gene encoding ferredoxin FdxA, whose amino-acid sequence MTYVVTDNCIKCKNTDCVAVCPVDCFYEGPNMLVIHPFECIDCGACEPECPSHAIYVDDEVPRDMAEFIELNAELSEIWPNITESKDPLPGAAKWNGKPGKIAHLKR is encoded by the coding sequence TTGACGTACGTAGTGACCGACAACTGCATCAAGTGCAAGAACACGGACTGCGTCGCGGTATGCCCGGTCGACTGCTTCTACGAGGGCCCGAACATGCTCGTGATCCACCCGTTCGAGTGCATCGACTGCGGCGCCTGTGAGCCGGAGTGCCCGTCCCACGCCATCTACGTCGACGATGAGGTGCCCCGCGACATGGCGGAATTCATCGAGCTCAACGCCGAACTCAGTGAAATCTGGCCGAACATCACAGAGTCCAAGGACCCGCTTCCCGGCGCCGCCAAGTGGAACGGCAAACCCGGCAAGATCGCCCACCTGAAGCGGTAG
- a CDS encoding transposase: protein MHGPKEGRREKHPRRRIVDAIFYVVRTGCAWRQLPKDFAPWR, encoded by the coding sequence CTGCACGGTCCGAAGGAGGGGCGGCGGGAGAAGCACCCACGGCGGCGGATCGTGGACGCGATCTTCTACGTGGTGCGAACGGGGTGTGCCTGGCGGCAGCTGCCGAAGGACTTCGCCCCGTGGCGCTGA
- a CDS encoding excalibur calcium-binding domain-containing protein → MGIGTAGKDSGAGNPTGPTTVQTTATVTATPSAAPATATTTVTMTQTPTAAGQPQPSDGQQQATTTEAPDTTGPAVYYKNCAEARAAGVAPLHRGDPGYAPHLDRDGDGVACETS, encoded by the coding sequence ATGGGGATCGGCACGGCCGGCAAGGACAGCGGAGCAGGCAATCCCACCGGTCCCACCACCGTGCAGACGACCGCCACGGTGACGGCGACGCCCTCCGCCGCACCCGCCACGGCCACCACCACAGTGACCATGACCCAGACCCCGACCGCCGCCGGGCAACCCCAGCCCTCCGACGGCCAGCAACAGGCAACCACCACCGAGGCGCCGGACACCACCGGCCCCGCGGTGTACTACAAGAACTGCGCCGAGGCCCGCGCCGCAGGCGTCGCTCCCCTCCACCGGGGCGACCCCGGCTACGCCCCTCACCTGGACCGCGACGGCGACGGCGTGGCCTGCGAAACCAGCTGA